The Euphorbia lathyris chromosome 3, ddEupLath1.1, whole genome shotgun sequence genome contains a region encoding:
- the LOC136222466 gene encoding histone H3.3a-like has protein sequence MARTKQTARKCTGGKAPRKQLAAKVARLSAPPSTIGGRLKRPHRYRPGTVALREIRKYQKSTDLLIRKMSFQRLVREIAQHYKNDLRFQSHAVLALQEAAEAYLVCVFEDTNLCAIHAKRVTIMPKDVQLARRIRSERL, from the exons ATGGCTCGTACTAAGCAAACTGCTCGTAAATGCACCGGTGGAAAGGCTCCCAGGAAGCAACTAGCAGCAAAG GTTGCTAGGTTATCGGCTCCTCCAAGTACTATTGGAGGACGACTCAAGAGACCACATCGTTACCGTCCTGGAACAGTGGCTCTCCG AGAAATCAGAAAGTATCAAAAGAGCACTGATCTTTTGATCCGTAAAATGTCATTTCAGAGGCTTGTTCGTGAAATTGCTCAACATTACAAA AATGATTTGAGGTTCCAGAGCCATGCGGTGCTTGCACTTCAGGAGGCTGCGGAGGCTTACTTGGTTTGTGTGTTTGAGGATACTAATCTATGCGCTATTCATGCGAAGCGGGTAACGATAATGCCTAAGGACGTCCAACTTGCTAGGCGGATCCGTAGTGAACGTCTTTAG